The following proteins are co-located in the Carassius gibelio isolate Cgi1373 ecotype wild population from Czech Republic chromosome A21, carGib1.2-hapl.c, whole genome shotgun sequence genome:
- the LOC127941895 gene encoding mediator of RNA polymerase II transcription subunit 15-like isoform X5: MEVTGTDSDWRSPAFRQKVVAQIDEAMRKAGTAHTKSSTDMENHVFIKAKTREEYLSLVARLIIHFRDIHKKSQGGPDPMNALQIIPGVGGGGPGVIGIGPRPPGAQMGGMGQMQMQMGQHAMQGVAGGQQAAGAAGQMPMMQQQQQQPSIQFQQFQPQQQAAMQPQQPGTMQTAMQFQQIRQHHQNPQMQHQNQQQQQAQTPQQQQNQLHQRMQQQQLAQMQQLQQQHHQQQQQQQQQQQQQQLHQQQVHAQAQAQAQAQAQAQAQAQAQAQAQAQAQAQAQAQAQAQAQMQQQHLQAQVQAQVQAQVQAQSQAQAQAQGVAGQMAPHSQQQQVMVPQSLAQMAPGQHQPINSLSQQQQHLKLQQAIQQARVLQQQQQQQQQQQQQQQQQQQQQQQQQQQQQQQQQQQQQVQQVQQGGQLTAVPSQGQQMMSSPSPVQVQTPQPMPPPPQPQPSPQPPSSQPNSVSSGPTPSPGGFQPSPSPQPSQSPASSRTPQSYPLQVPSPGPLNTPGNPNSVMSPAGASQSEDQLYMDKLKQLSKYIEPLRRMINKIDKNEDRKKDLSKMKSLLNILTDPNTRCPLKTLQKCEIALEKLKNDMAVPTPPPPPVPCTKKQYLCQPLLDAVLANIRSPVFNHSLYRTFAPAMTAIHGPPITGPSIPLRKRKLEEDERQTIPNILQGEVARLNSKFLVNLDPSFCSNNGTVHLICKLDDKNLPSVPPLQLSIPADYPDQSPHWEDDGQQYGANPFLQTVHKNMTSKLLQLPDKHSVTALLNTWAQSVRQACLSAA, encoded by the exons ATGGAGGTCACCGGTACTGATAGTGATTGGAGGAGCCCAGCCTTTCGACAGAAAGTAGTGGCCCAAAT AGATGAAGCCATGAGAAAAGCAGGAACTGCTCACACAAAGTCCAGCACTGACATGGAAAACCATGTTTTTATCAAGGCAAAGACCAGA GAGGAGTATTTGTCTTTAGTTGCGAGACTGATAATTCATTTTAGAGACATTC atAAAAAGTCACAAGGTGGGCCTG acCCCATGAATGCCCTGCAAATTATACCAGGAGTGGGTGGAGGTGGTCCTGGAGTTATTGGCATTGGACCACGGCCCCCTGGTGCACAAATGGGTGGTATGgggcaaatgcaaatgcaaatgggTCAACATGCCATGCAGGGCGTAGCGGGAGGCCAGCAGGCTG CAGGGGCTGCTGGGCAGATGCCTATgatgcagcagcagcaacagcagccatCCATTCAGTTTCAGCAGTTCCAGCCTCAGCAACAGGCAGCCATGCAGCCTCAGCAGCCAGGAACTATGCAGACTGCCATGCAATTCCAACAGATAAGGCAGCACCATCAGAATCCACAAATGCAGCATCAAAATCAACAACAGCAGCAGGCGCAGACTCCGCAGCAACAACAGAACCAG TTGCACCAAAGaatgcagcagcagcagttaGCACAAATGCAGCAACTGCAACAACAacaccaccaacaacaacaacaacagcagcagcagcagcagcagcagcaactgcATCAACAACAGGTCCATGCACAGGCTCAGGCTCAAGCTCAAGCTCAGGCCCAGGCTCAAGCTCAGGCCCAAGCTCAGGCCCAGGCTCAAGCTCAGGCTCAAGCTCAGGCCCAGGCCCAGGCCCAGGCCCAGGCCCAAATGCAGCAACAGCATCTTCAAGCCCAGGTTCAGGCTCAAGTCCAAGCCCAGGTCCAAGCTCAAAGTCAAGCCCAGGCACAGGCTCAGGGAGTGGCGGGTCAGATGGCCCCTCACTCACAGCAGCAGCAAGTCATGGTGCCCCAGTCATTAGCACAAATGGCTCCCGGACAGCATCAACCCATCAACTCACTCAGCCAACAGCAGCAACATCTGAAACTCCAGCAGGCAATACAG CAGGCGAGAGtattgcagcagcagcagcaacaacaacaacaacagcagcagcagcagcaacaacaacaacaacaacaacaacagcagcagcagcagcagcaacaacaacagcagcaacagcagcaggtTCAACAAGTCCAGCAGGGAGGCCAGCTCACTGCAGTCCCTAGCCAG GGGCAGCAAATGATGTCATCACCCTCCCCAGTTCAGGTGCAGACGCCCCAGCCGATGCCACCTCCCCCCCAGCCTCAACCGTCCCCCCAGCCTCCTTCCTCTCAGCCCAACTCTGTCAG CTCTGGTCCGACCCCTTCTCCAGGAGGTTTCCAACCCAGTCCCTCTCCTCAGCCATCCCAGAGTCCTGCATCTTCACGCACCCCCCAGAGTTACCCCCTCCAGGTACCTTCCCCTGGACCTCTCAATACACCAG GCAACCCAAACTCTGTGATGAGCCCAGCAGGGGCCTCACAATCTGAGGACCAGCTTTACATGGACAAACTGAAGCAGCTGTCAAAATATATTGAGCCGCTACGAAGGATGATTAacaaaatagacaaaaatgaag ATAGGAAGAAGGATTTGAGCAAAATGAAAAGTTTGCTCAACATTCTGACTGACCCCAACACAAG ATGTCCACTTAAAACTCTACAGAAGTGTGAAATAGCATTGGAGAAACTAAAGAATGACATGGCAGTG CCGACTCCTCCCCCTCCTCCAGTGCCCTGTACCAAAAAGCAGTACCTATGCCAGCCGCTGCTGGATGCTGTCTTGGCCAATATCCGCTCCCCTGTTTTCAACCATTCACTTTACCGCACGTTTGCTCCTGCTATGACAGCAATTCATGGACCCCCAATCAC GGGCCCCTCAATTCCTCTCCGGAAGCGGAAGCTGGAAGAGGACGAGCGCCAGACCATCCCTAACATACTTCAAGGGGAGGTAGCTCGGCTTAATTCCAAATTCTTGGTCAATCTGGACCCGTCCTTTTGCAGCAACAATGGAACGGTGCATCTCATATGTAAACTAG ATGATAAAAATCTTCCCAGTGTCCCCCCTCTTCAGCTGAGCATTCCAGCAGACTACCCCGATCAGAGCCCTCACTGGGAAGATGACGGTCAGCAGTATG GGGCCAACCCCTTTTTGCAGACTGTGCATAAGAACATGACCTCTAAACTCCTTCAGCTTCCTGACAAGCACTCGGTGACAGCACTTCTGAACACCTGGGCTCAAAGCGTAAGGCAGGCTTGCCTTTCAGCTGCTTAG
- the LOC127941895 gene encoding mediator of RNA polymerase II transcription subunit 15-like isoform X3: MEVTGTDSDWRSPAFRQKVVAQIDEAMRKAGTAHTKSSTDMENHVFIKAKTREEYLSLVARLIIHFRDIHKKSQGGPDPMNALQIIPGVGGGGPGVIGIGPRPPGAQMGGMGQMQMQMGQHAMQGVAGGQQAGAAGQMPMMQQQQQQPSIQFQQFQPQQQAAMQPQQPGTMQTAMQFQQIRQHHQNPQMQHQNQQQQQAQTPQQQQNQLHQRMQQQQLAQMQQLQQQHHQQQQQQQQQQQQQQLHQQQVHAQAQAQAQAQAQAQAQAQAQAQAQAQAQAQAQAQAQAQAQMQQQHLQAQVQAQVQAQVQAQSQAQAQAQGVAGQMAPHSQQQQVMVPQSLAQMAPGQHQPINSLSQQQQHLKLQQAIQQARVLQQQQQQQQQQQQQQQQQQQQQQQQQQQQQQQQQQQQQVQQVQQGGQLTAVPSQMMPRPGMQIPPRLPRATPNSAIPQNPVAIGGQQMPQGQQMMSSPSPVQVQTPQPMPPPPQPQPSPQPPSSQPNSVSSGPTPSPGGFQPSPSPQPSQSPASSRTPQSYPLQVPSPGPLNTPGNPNSVMSPAGASQSEDQLYMDKLKQLSKYIEPLRRMINKIDKNEDRKKDLSKMKSLLNILTDPNTRCPLKTLQKCEIALEKLKNDMAVPTPPPPPVPCTKKQYLCQPLLDAVLANIRSPVFNHSLYRTFAPAMTAIHGPPITGPSIPLRKRKLEEDERQTIPNILQGEVARLNSKFLVNLDPSFCSNNGTVHLICKLDDKNLPSVPPLQLSIPADYPDQSPHWEDDGQQYGANPFLQTVHKNMTSKLLQLPDKHSVTALLNTWAQSVRQACLSAA; encoded by the exons ATGGAGGTCACCGGTACTGATAGTGATTGGAGGAGCCCAGCCTTTCGACAGAAAGTAGTGGCCCAAAT AGATGAAGCCATGAGAAAAGCAGGAACTGCTCACACAAAGTCCAGCACTGACATGGAAAACCATGTTTTTATCAAGGCAAAGACCAGA GAGGAGTATTTGTCTTTAGTTGCGAGACTGATAATTCATTTTAGAGACATTC atAAAAAGTCACAAGGTGGGCCTG acCCCATGAATGCCCTGCAAATTATACCAGGAGTGGGTGGAGGTGGTCCTGGAGTTATTGGCATTGGACCACGGCCCCCTGGTGCACAAATGGGTGGTATGgggcaaatgcaaatgcaaatgggTCAACATGCCATGCAGGGCGTAGCGGGAGGCCAGCAGGCTG GGGCTGCTGGGCAGATGCCTATgatgcagcagcagcaacagcagccatCCATTCAGTTTCAGCAGTTCCAGCCTCAGCAACAGGCAGCCATGCAGCCTCAGCAGCCAGGAACTATGCAGACTGCCATGCAATTCCAACAGATAAGGCAGCACCATCAGAATCCACAAATGCAGCATCAAAATCAACAACAGCAGCAGGCGCAGACTCCGCAGCAACAACAGAACCAG TTGCACCAAAGaatgcagcagcagcagttaGCACAAATGCAGCAACTGCAACAACAacaccaccaacaacaacaacaacagcagcagcagcagcagcagcagcaactgcATCAACAACAGGTCCATGCACAGGCTCAGGCTCAAGCTCAAGCTCAGGCCCAGGCTCAAGCTCAGGCCCAAGCTCAGGCCCAGGCTCAAGCTCAGGCTCAAGCTCAGGCCCAGGCCCAGGCCCAGGCCCAGGCCCAAATGCAGCAACAGCATCTTCAAGCCCAGGTTCAGGCTCAAGTCCAAGCCCAGGTCCAAGCTCAAAGTCAAGCCCAGGCACAGGCTCAGGGAGTGGCGGGTCAGATGGCCCCTCACTCACAGCAGCAGCAAGTCATGGTGCCCCAGTCATTAGCACAAATGGCTCCCGGACAGCATCAACCCATCAACTCACTCAGCCAACAGCAGCAACATCTGAAACTCCAGCAGGCAATACAG CAGGCGAGAGtattgcagcagcagcagcaacaacaacaacaacagcagcagcagcagcaacaacaacaacaacaacaacaacagcagcagcagcagcagcaacaacaacagcagcaacagcagcaggtTCAACAAGTCCAGCAGGGAGGCCAGCTCACTGCAGTCCCTAGCCAG ATGATGCCCCGTCCTGGGATGCAAATTCCACCTCGGTTGCCCCGCGCCACCCCGAACTCTGCCATTCCTCAAAACCCCGTTGCCATTGGAGGACAGCAAATGCCACAG GGGCAGCAAATGATGTCATCACCCTCCCCAGTTCAGGTGCAGACGCCCCAGCCGATGCCACCTCCCCCCCAGCCTCAACCGTCCCCCCAGCCTCCTTCCTCTCAGCCCAACTCTGTCAG CTCTGGTCCGACCCCTTCTCCAGGAGGTTTCCAACCCAGTCCCTCTCCTCAGCCATCCCAGAGTCCTGCATCTTCACGCACCCCCCAGAGTTACCCCCTCCAGGTACCTTCCCCTGGACCTCTCAATACACCAG GCAACCCAAACTCTGTGATGAGCCCAGCAGGGGCCTCACAATCTGAGGACCAGCTTTACATGGACAAACTGAAGCAGCTGTCAAAATATATTGAGCCGCTACGAAGGATGATTAacaaaatagacaaaaatgaag ATAGGAAGAAGGATTTGAGCAAAATGAAAAGTTTGCTCAACATTCTGACTGACCCCAACACAAG ATGTCCACTTAAAACTCTACAGAAGTGTGAAATAGCATTGGAGAAACTAAAGAATGACATGGCAGTG CCGACTCCTCCCCCTCCTCCAGTGCCCTGTACCAAAAAGCAGTACCTATGCCAGCCGCTGCTGGATGCTGTCTTGGCCAATATCCGCTCCCCTGTTTTCAACCATTCACTTTACCGCACGTTTGCTCCTGCTATGACAGCAATTCATGGACCCCCAATCAC GGGCCCCTCAATTCCTCTCCGGAAGCGGAAGCTGGAAGAGGACGAGCGCCAGACCATCCCTAACATACTTCAAGGGGAGGTAGCTCGGCTTAATTCCAAATTCTTGGTCAATCTGGACCCGTCCTTTTGCAGCAACAATGGAACGGTGCATCTCATATGTAAACTAG ATGATAAAAATCTTCCCAGTGTCCCCCCTCTTCAGCTGAGCATTCCAGCAGACTACCCCGATCAGAGCCCTCACTGGGAAGATGACGGTCAGCAGTATG GGGCCAACCCCTTTTTGCAGACTGTGCATAAGAACATGACCTCTAAACTCCTTCAGCTTCCTGACAAGCACTCGGTGACAGCACTTCTGAACACCTGGGCTCAAAGCGTAAGGCAGGCTTGCCTTTCAGCTGCTTAG
- the LOC127941895 gene encoding mediator of RNA polymerase II transcription subunit 15-like isoform X2 has translation MEVTGTDSDWRSPAFRQKVVAQIDEAMRKAGTAHTKSSTDMENHVFIKAKTREEYLSLVARLIIHFRDIHKKSQGGPDPMNALQIIPGVGGGGPGVIGIGPRPPGAQMGGMGQMQMQMGQHAMQGVAGGQQAAGAAGQMPMMQQQQQQPSIQFQQFQPQQQAAMQPQQPGTMQTAMQFQQIRQHHQNPQMQHQNQQQQQAQTPQQQQNQLHQRMQQQQLAQMQQLQQQHHQQQQQQQQQQQQQQLHQQQVHAQAQAQAQAQAQAQAQAQAQAQAQAQAQAQAQAQAQAQAQMQQQHLQAQVQAQVQAQVQAQSQAQAQAQGVAGQMAPHSQQQQVMVPQSLAQMAPGQHQPINSLSQQQQHLKLQQAIQARVLQQQQQQQQQQQQQQQQQQQQQQQQQQQQQQQQQQQQQVQQVQQGGQLTAVPSQMMPRPGMQIPPRLPRATPNSAIPQNPVAIGGQQMPQGQQMMSSPSPVQVQTPQPMPPPPQPQPSPQPPSSQPNSVSSGPTPSPGGFQPSPSPQPSQSPASSRTPQSYPLQVPSPGPLNTPGNPNSVMSPAGASQSEDQLYMDKLKQLSKYIEPLRRMINKIDKNEDRKKDLSKMKSLLNILTDPNTRCPLKTLQKCEIALEKLKNDMAVPTPPPPPVPCTKKQYLCQPLLDAVLANIRSPVFNHSLYRTFAPAMTAIHGPPITGPSIPLRKRKLEEDERQTIPNILQGEVARLNSKFLVNLDPSFCSNNGTVHLICKLDDKNLPSVPPLQLSIPADYPDQSPHWEDDGQQYGANPFLQTVHKNMTSKLLQLPDKHSVTALLNTWAQSVRQACLSAA, from the exons ATGGAGGTCACCGGTACTGATAGTGATTGGAGGAGCCCAGCCTTTCGACAGAAAGTAGTGGCCCAAAT AGATGAAGCCATGAGAAAAGCAGGAACTGCTCACACAAAGTCCAGCACTGACATGGAAAACCATGTTTTTATCAAGGCAAAGACCAGA GAGGAGTATTTGTCTTTAGTTGCGAGACTGATAATTCATTTTAGAGACATTC atAAAAAGTCACAAGGTGGGCCTG acCCCATGAATGCCCTGCAAATTATACCAGGAGTGGGTGGAGGTGGTCCTGGAGTTATTGGCATTGGACCACGGCCCCCTGGTGCACAAATGGGTGGTATGgggcaaatgcaaatgcaaatgggTCAACATGCCATGCAGGGCGTAGCGGGAGGCCAGCAGGCTG CAGGGGCTGCTGGGCAGATGCCTATgatgcagcagcagcaacagcagccatCCATTCAGTTTCAGCAGTTCCAGCCTCAGCAACAGGCAGCCATGCAGCCTCAGCAGCCAGGAACTATGCAGACTGCCATGCAATTCCAACAGATAAGGCAGCACCATCAGAATCCACAAATGCAGCATCAAAATCAACAACAGCAGCAGGCGCAGACTCCGCAGCAACAACAGAACCAG TTGCACCAAAGaatgcagcagcagcagttaGCACAAATGCAGCAACTGCAACAACAacaccaccaacaacaacaacaacagcagcagcagcagcagcagcagcaactgcATCAACAACAGGTCCATGCACAGGCTCAGGCTCAAGCTCAAGCTCAGGCCCAGGCTCAAGCTCAGGCCCAAGCTCAGGCCCAGGCTCAAGCTCAGGCTCAAGCTCAGGCCCAGGCCCAGGCCCAGGCCCAGGCCCAAATGCAGCAACAGCATCTTCAAGCCCAGGTTCAGGCTCAAGTCCAAGCCCAGGTCCAAGCTCAAAGTCAAGCCCAGGCACAGGCTCAGGGAGTGGCGGGTCAGATGGCCCCTCACTCACAGCAGCAGCAAGTCATGGTGCCCCAGTCATTAGCACAAATGGCTCCCGGACAGCATCAACCCATCAACTCACTCAGCCAACAGCAGCAACATCTGAAACTCCAGCAGGCAATACAG GCGAGAGtattgcagcagcagcagcaacaacaacaacaacagcagcagcagcagcaacaacaacaacaacaacaacaacagcagcagcagcagcagcaacaacaacagcagcaacagcagcaggtTCAACAAGTCCAGCAGGGAGGCCAGCTCACTGCAGTCCCTAGCCAG ATGATGCCCCGTCCTGGGATGCAAATTCCACCTCGGTTGCCCCGCGCCACCCCGAACTCTGCCATTCCTCAAAACCCCGTTGCCATTGGAGGACAGCAAATGCCACAG GGGCAGCAAATGATGTCATCACCCTCCCCAGTTCAGGTGCAGACGCCCCAGCCGATGCCACCTCCCCCCCAGCCTCAACCGTCCCCCCAGCCTCCTTCCTCTCAGCCCAACTCTGTCAG CTCTGGTCCGACCCCTTCTCCAGGAGGTTTCCAACCCAGTCCCTCTCCTCAGCCATCCCAGAGTCCTGCATCTTCACGCACCCCCCAGAGTTACCCCCTCCAGGTACCTTCCCCTGGACCTCTCAATACACCAG GCAACCCAAACTCTGTGATGAGCCCAGCAGGGGCCTCACAATCTGAGGACCAGCTTTACATGGACAAACTGAAGCAGCTGTCAAAATATATTGAGCCGCTACGAAGGATGATTAacaaaatagacaaaaatgaag ATAGGAAGAAGGATTTGAGCAAAATGAAAAGTTTGCTCAACATTCTGACTGACCCCAACACAAG ATGTCCACTTAAAACTCTACAGAAGTGTGAAATAGCATTGGAGAAACTAAAGAATGACATGGCAGTG CCGACTCCTCCCCCTCCTCCAGTGCCCTGTACCAAAAAGCAGTACCTATGCCAGCCGCTGCTGGATGCTGTCTTGGCCAATATCCGCTCCCCTGTTTTCAACCATTCACTTTACCGCACGTTTGCTCCTGCTATGACAGCAATTCATGGACCCCCAATCAC GGGCCCCTCAATTCCTCTCCGGAAGCGGAAGCTGGAAGAGGACGAGCGCCAGACCATCCCTAACATACTTCAAGGGGAGGTAGCTCGGCTTAATTCCAAATTCTTGGTCAATCTGGACCCGTCCTTTTGCAGCAACAATGGAACGGTGCATCTCATATGTAAACTAG ATGATAAAAATCTTCCCAGTGTCCCCCCTCTTCAGCTGAGCATTCCAGCAGACTACCCCGATCAGAGCCCTCACTGGGAAGATGACGGTCAGCAGTATG GGGCCAACCCCTTTTTGCAGACTGTGCATAAGAACATGACCTCTAAACTCCTTCAGCTTCCTGACAAGCACTCGGTGACAGCACTTCTGAACACCTGGGCTCAAAGCGTAAGGCAGGCTTGCCTTTCAGCTGCTTAG
- the LOC127941895 gene encoding mediator of RNA polymerase II transcription subunit 15-like isoform X1: protein MEVTGTDSDWRSPAFRQKVVAQIDEAMRKAGTAHTKSSTDMENHVFIKAKTREEYLSLVARLIIHFRDIHKKSQGGPDPMNALQIIPGVGGGGPGVIGIGPRPPGAQMGGMGQMQMQMGQHAMQGVAGGQQAAGAAGQMPMMQQQQQQPSIQFQQFQPQQQAAMQPQQPGTMQTAMQFQQIRQHHQNPQMQHQNQQQQQAQTPQQQQNQLHQRMQQQQLAQMQQLQQQHHQQQQQQQQQQQQQQLHQQQVHAQAQAQAQAQAQAQAQAQAQAQAQAQAQAQAQAQAQAQAQMQQQHLQAQVQAQVQAQVQAQSQAQAQAQGVAGQMAPHSQQQQVMVPQSLAQMAPGQHQPINSLSQQQQHLKLQQAIQQARVLQQQQQQQQQQQQQQQQQQQQQQQQQQQQQQQQQQQQQVQQVQQGGQLTAVPSQMMPRPGMQIPPRLPRATPNSAIPQNPVAIGGQQMPQGQQMMSSPSPVQVQTPQPMPPPPQPQPSPQPPSSQPNSVSSGPTPSPGGFQPSPSPQPSQSPASSRTPQSYPLQVPSPGPLNTPGNPNSVMSPAGASQSEDQLYMDKLKQLSKYIEPLRRMINKIDKNEDRKKDLSKMKSLLNILTDPNTRCPLKTLQKCEIALEKLKNDMAVPTPPPPPVPCTKKQYLCQPLLDAVLANIRSPVFNHSLYRTFAPAMTAIHGPPITGPSIPLRKRKLEEDERQTIPNILQGEVARLNSKFLVNLDPSFCSNNGTVHLICKLDDKNLPSVPPLQLSIPADYPDQSPHWEDDGQQYGANPFLQTVHKNMTSKLLQLPDKHSVTALLNTWAQSVRQACLSAA from the exons ATGGAGGTCACCGGTACTGATAGTGATTGGAGGAGCCCAGCCTTTCGACAGAAAGTAGTGGCCCAAAT AGATGAAGCCATGAGAAAAGCAGGAACTGCTCACACAAAGTCCAGCACTGACATGGAAAACCATGTTTTTATCAAGGCAAAGACCAGA GAGGAGTATTTGTCTTTAGTTGCGAGACTGATAATTCATTTTAGAGACATTC atAAAAAGTCACAAGGTGGGCCTG acCCCATGAATGCCCTGCAAATTATACCAGGAGTGGGTGGAGGTGGTCCTGGAGTTATTGGCATTGGACCACGGCCCCCTGGTGCACAAATGGGTGGTATGgggcaaatgcaaatgcaaatgggTCAACATGCCATGCAGGGCGTAGCGGGAGGCCAGCAGGCTG CAGGGGCTGCTGGGCAGATGCCTATgatgcagcagcagcaacagcagccatCCATTCAGTTTCAGCAGTTCCAGCCTCAGCAACAGGCAGCCATGCAGCCTCAGCAGCCAGGAACTATGCAGACTGCCATGCAATTCCAACAGATAAGGCAGCACCATCAGAATCCACAAATGCAGCATCAAAATCAACAACAGCAGCAGGCGCAGACTCCGCAGCAACAACAGAACCAG TTGCACCAAAGaatgcagcagcagcagttaGCACAAATGCAGCAACTGCAACAACAacaccaccaacaacaacaacaacagcagcagcagcagcagcagcagcaactgcATCAACAACAGGTCCATGCACAGGCTCAGGCTCAAGCTCAAGCTCAGGCCCAGGCTCAAGCTCAGGCCCAAGCTCAGGCCCAGGCTCAAGCTCAGGCTCAAGCTCAGGCCCAGGCCCAGGCCCAGGCCCAGGCCCAAATGCAGCAACAGCATCTTCAAGCCCAGGTTCAGGCTCAAGTCCAAGCCCAGGTCCAAGCTCAAAGTCAAGCCCAGGCACAGGCTCAGGGAGTGGCGGGTCAGATGGCCCCTCACTCACAGCAGCAGCAAGTCATGGTGCCCCAGTCATTAGCACAAATGGCTCCCGGACAGCATCAACCCATCAACTCACTCAGCCAACAGCAGCAACATCTGAAACTCCAGCAGGCAATACAG CAGGCGAGAGtattgcagcagcagcagcaacaacaacaacaacagcagcagcagcagcaacaacaacaacaacaacaacaacagcagcagcagcagcagcaacaacaacagcagcaacagcagcaggtTCAACAAGTCCAGCAGGGAGGCCAGCTCACTGCAGTCCCTAGCCAG ATGATGCCCCGTCCTGGGATGCAAATTCCACCTCGGTTGCCCCGCGCCACCCCGAACTCTGCCATTCCTCAAAACCCCGTTGCCATTGGAGGACAGCAAATGCCACAG GGGCAGCAAATGATGTCATCACCCTCCCCAGTTCAGGTGCAGACGCCCCAGCCGATGCCACCTCCCCCCCAGCCTCAACCGTCCCCCCAGCCTCCTTCCTCTCAGCCCAACTCTGTCAG CTCTGGTCCGACCCCTTCTCCAGGAGGTTTCCAACCCAGTCCCTCTCCTCAGCCATCCCAGAGTCCTGCATCTTCACGCACCCCCCAGAGTTACCCCCTCCAGGTACCTTCCCCTGGACCTCTCAATACACCAG GCAACCCAAACTCTGTGATGAGCCCAGCAGGGGCCTCACAATCTGAGGACCAGCTTTACATGGACAAACTGAAGCAGCTGTCAAAATATATTGAGCCGCTACGAAGGATGATTAacaaaatagacaaaaatgaag ATAGGAAGAAGGATTTGAGCAAAATGAAAAGTTTGCTCAACATTCTGACTGACCCCAACACAAG ATGTCCACTTAAAACTCTACAGAAGTGTGAAATAGCATTGGAGAAACTAAAGAATGACATGGCAGTG CCGACTCCTCCCCCTCCTCCAGTGCCCTGTACCAAAAAGCAGTACCTATGCCAGCCGCTGCTGGATGCTGTCTTGGCCAATATCCGCTCCCCTGTTTTCAACCATTCACTTTACCGCACGTTTGCTCCTGCTATGACAGCAATTCATGGACCCCCAATCAC GGGCCCCTCAATTCCTCTCCGGAAGCGGAAGCTGGAAGAGGACGAGCGCCAGACCATCCCTAACATACTTCAAGGGGAGGTAGCTCGGCTTAATTCCAAATTCTTGGTCAATCTGGACCCGTCCTTTTGCAGCAACAATGGAACGGTGCATCTCATATGTAAACTAG ATGATAAAAATCTTCCCAGTGTCCCCCCTCTTCAGCTGAGCATTCCAGCAGACTACCCCGATCAGAGCCCTCACTGGGAAGATGACGGTCAGCAGTATG GGGCCAACCCCTTTTTGCAGACTGTGCATAAGAACATGACCTCTAAACTCCTTCAGCTTCCTGACAAGCACTCGGTGACAGCACTTCTGAACACCTGGGCTCAAAGCGTAAGGCAGGCTTGCCTTTCAGCTGCTTAG